From the Candidatus Tanganyikabacteria bacterium genome, the window GAAGTACGGCCTGCCGGCGCAGGAGACGTACACCCCCGAGGGCACCGAACTGGTCTGGCTGTTCAGGGACGGCCAGTTGCAGTGCGAACTCGCCCGCGGCACGGTCAGCGTCATGTACTTCCACGACAAGTCCGTGGCCCTGTCCCTGGCCGAACAGGACCAGATCGAGGCGCAGCGGCGGCGGCTCCGGAAGAACGAGTTGTAGGCCGCTACGTCGCGCCCAGGCGGCGCTTGTCGACCTTGCCTGCCGGCGTGCGGGGGAGGGCGTCCACGACGACCAGGCGGCGCGGGAGTTTGTGAGCGGAGAGCCGCGTGGCCAGGGCGGCCAGGATCTCGTCGGCATCCAGCGGCGCGGCCGGCACGACGTAGGCCTTGACCACCTCGCCGAGGGCCTCGTGCGGTTCGGCCACGACGGCCGCCTCCTGCACACGATCGTCCTCGCAGAGCGCGCGCTCGACCTCGCGGGGCGAGATCTTCGCGCCGCCGCTCACGATGATCTCCTTGAGGCGCCCGCGCAACGTCACGAAGCCGTCCGCGTCCATGACCGCCAGATCGCCGGTGCGCAGCCAATCCCCGGCGGGCGGCGGCTCGCCGAGGTAGCCGCGCATGCGGCCGGGAGTGAGCACCTGCAACTCGCCCTCGGTACCTGGCGGCAGCTCGCGGTGCGGGTCGGCGGGATGCGCCACCCGCACCGCCACACCCGGCAGGGGGCGGCCGACCGAGTCGGGGTGCGCGGCGAAATCCTCGGGAGCCAGGGTGGTCACGCGCGGTCCGGCCTCGGTCAGGCCGTAGGTCACGAAGACCCGTGCCGCCGGGAACCGCAGCGCGAGGCCGCGGATGGCCTCGGGATCCACCGGCGCGGAGCCGACCGTGACGATTTGCAGGCAGGCGACGTCGACCGCGGCCAGTGCCCGGTCTGCCCGGGGATCCAGCAGCCAGCGGACGTGTGTCGGCGTGAGAGCGGTGGCCGTGACGCGCTCTCGCGAAACGGTCTCGAAGAACGCGCGCGCCGTGAACGGCCGGGGCGCGACCACCAGGGCGGCGCCAAGTTGCAGACCGGCCGCGACCTGGGCCACCAGCGTCGCGGCATGCGCGAGGGAGCCGGCGATCAGCAGGCGGTGGCCCTCGCCGACCAGGCCGACGGATCTCGCGTGGGCCGCGGCGTT encodes:
- a CDS encoding AMP-binding protein encodes the protein MILDDLARHAAERPAADALVTPAERCSYGELAGRVAARAGASSPGRTVPVPDGDGATFLVDFLAALRAGARPLVLHQAPTPFELAGLTGQQAADDEVARGEILLPTSGSTAEPRIARLGQEAVAWNAAAHARSVGLVGEGHRLLIAGSLAHAATLVAQVAAGLQLGAALVVAPRPFTARAFFETVSRERVTATALTPTHVRWLLDPRADRALAAVDVACLQIVTVGSAPVDPEAIRGLALRFPAARVFVTYGLTEAGPRVTTLAPEDFAAHPDSVGRPLPGVAVRVAHPADPHRELPPGTEGELQVLTPGRMRGYLGEPPPAGDWLRTGDLAVMDADGFVTLRGRLKEIIVSGGAKISPREVERALCEDDRVQEAAVVAEPHEALGEVVKAYVVPAAPLDADEILAALATRLSAHKLPRRLVVVDALPRTPAGKVDKRRLGAT